The following coding sequences are from one Lolium rigidum isolate FL_2022 chromosome 6, APGP_CSIRO_Lrig_0.1, whole genome shotgun sequence window:
- the LOC124665612 gene encoding tubby-like F-box protein 3 yields MSFRSIARDVRDGFGSLSRRSFDVTIASLYGLTGHHRGKGQSSLDDLHEPAPILQESNWASLPPELLRDVVRRLEADESTWPSRKHVVCFAAVCRTWREMCREIVLSPEFCGKLTFRVSLKQPGPRDGMIQCFIKRNKSKSTYQLYLCLTNVVTAESGKFLLSARRNRKASCTEYAISMDGANTSRSSRTYIGKLRSNFLGTKFLIYDTQPPYNGAVIPPVGRSSRRFNSTKVSPKVPPVSYNIAQVTYELNVLGTRGPRRMRCIMHSVPASSVEPGGTVPGQPEKIVPRALGDSFRSITSFSQSFRSSATFSNSSSIMDQSMDFNSARFSEMSGGGATDGEGEAKDRPLVLRNKPPRWHEQLQCWCLNFRGRVTIASVKNFQLIAASSPPPAGAPTPSQPGPVDPDKVILQFGKVARDMFTMDYRYPISAFQAFAICLSSFDTKLACE; encoded by the exons ATGTCGTTTCGTAGCATAGCTCGTGATGTCAGGGATGGCTTCGGTAGCCTGTCGAGACGGAGCTTCGATGTGACGATCGCAAGCCTCTACGGTCTCACCGGCCATCACAGGGGGAAGGGCCAGAGCTCGCTGGATGACCTCCATGAGCCGGCTCCCATACTCCAAGAGAGCAACTGGGCGAGTCTCCCTCCTGAACTCCTCCGCGATGTCGTACGGAGACTGGAAGCGGACGAGAGTACCTGGCCATCCAGGAAGCATGTCGTATGCTTTGCGGCTGTTTGTAGGACATGGAGGGAGATGTGCAGAGAGATCGTGTTGAGCCCCGAATTTTGTGGGAAGCTTACCTTCAGAGTCTCTCTAAAGCAG CCTGGTCCGCGAGATGGAATGATTCAATGTTTTATAAAGAGGAATAAATCAAAATCCACCTATCAGCTCTACCTGTGCCTAACAAATG TTGTTACAGCAGAAAGCGGGAAGTTCCTCTTATCAGCAAGAAGGAATCGTAAAGCGTCGTGCACAGAGTATGCCATTTCAATGGACGGTGCCAATACCTCAAGATCAAGCAGAACCTACATTGGAAAACTGAG GTCGAACTTCCTTGGCACCAAGTTTTTAATTTACGACACACAGCCCCCATACAACGGTGCAGTGATCCCACCAGTTGGAAGGAGCAGCCGGAGGTTTAACTCAACAAAAGTCTCTCCGAAGGTGCCTCCCGTCAGCTACAACATAGCTCAGGTGACATACGAGCTCAACGTTCTCGGCACCAGAGGCCCTCGGCGGATGCGCTGCATCATGCACTCCGTGCCCGCCTCCTCGGTCGAGCCCGGCGGCACCGTCCCCGGCCAGCCTGAAAAAATCGTGCCTCGAGCTCTGGGGGACTCGTTCCGCAGCATCACATCCTTCTCCCAGTCGTTCCGCAGCTCCGCCACCTTCTCCAACTCCAGCTCCATCATGGACCAGTCCATGGACTTCAACAGTGCCCGCTTCTCGGAGATGAGCGGCGGCGGGGCCACGGACGGCGAGGGCGAGGCCAAGGACAGGCCGCTGGTGCTCCGGAACAAGCCCCCTCGGTGGCACGAGCAGCTGCAGTGCTGGTGCCTCAACTTCCGCGGCCGTGTCACCATCGCCTCGGTGAAGAACTTCCAGCTGATCGCCGCGTCGAGCCCGCCGCCCGCGGGCGCGCCGACGCCCTCGCAGCCCGGACCCGTGGATCCCGACAAGGTGATCCTGCAGTTTGGGAAGGTCGCGAGGGATATGTTCACCATGGACTACCGCTACCCCATCTCGGCTTTCCAGGCGTTCGCCATCTGCCTGAGCAGCTTCGACACGAAGTTGGCATGTGAATAA